In a single window of the Ignavibacteria bacterium genome:
- a CDS encoding PAS domain-containing protein: MINNPAFTENISKILIHDLQTGSMNGLLQNLIDSIPTNISIWESGKVIYANPAFYKSLGLSPGDLDELNVLVESEGYYTVHPDDFDFSVENTTMLKSEIENGIVFHKEIRMKNRMNPDYRWYNTYIVKGADPNSNIVIEIDEDIHDKKTASEELKKALADKEQLIMEKELLLKEIHHRVKNNFQVISSLLNLQSVKTRDDEAKKALDESRSRIVSISKIHERLYRTNNLKLVDVNEIIKEIVIGLVNLYNCNTRLVKFIYNCHDIHLSIDKAIPVMLIINEIVSNSLKYAFDDFEKACMKIEFTEESEKNYRLTISDNGKGYPDGYSEKSGSIGLMIVKTFAKQIDGSVEFKNKDGAEFTLLFKQ; encoded by the coding sequence ATGATAAATAATCCTGCCTTTACTGAAAATATTTCAAAAATACTGATTCATGACCTGCAAACCGGCTCTATGAACGGATTGCTGCAAAACCTTATCGATTCAATTCCGACAAATATTTCAATTTGGGAAAGCGGAAAAGTAATATATGCGAACCCTGCATTTTATAAATCTCTCGGGCTTTCACCAGGTGACTTGGATGAGCTTAATGTTTTGGTTGAAAGTGAAGGTTACTACACAGTGCATCCCGATGATTTCGATTTTTCAGTTGAAAATACTACAATGCTTAAATCTGAAATTGAAAATGGAATAGTGTTTCATAAAGAGATCAGGATGAAGAACCGTATGAACCCGGATTATAGGTGGTACAACACTTATATCGTAAAAGGGGCAGACCCTAACAGCAATATCGTTATAGAAATTGATGAAGATATTCATGATAAAAAAACAGCTTCAGAAGAGCTTAAAAAAGCATTAGCTGATAAAGAACAGCTTATCATGGAAAAAGAGCTGCTTCTTAAGGAAATTCACCACAGAGTTAAAAATAATTTCCAGGTTATTTCAAGCCTGTTAAATCTGCAATCGGTTAAAACCAGGGATGATGAAGCTAAAAAAGCGCTTGATGAATCGAGATCAAGAATTGTATCTATATCTAAAATTCATGAAAGGCTTTACCGAACAAATAATCTTAAGCTTGTTGATGTTAACGAGATAATAAAAGAGATCGTTATCGGGCTGGTGAACCTGTACAATTGTAATACAAGGCTTGTTAAGTTCATTTATAACTGCCATGATATCCATCTTTCGATTGATAAAGCAATTCCCGTTATGCTGATAATAAATGAAATTGTAAGCAATTCCCTTAAATATGCATTTGATGATTTTGAAAAAGCCTGCATGAAAATTGAATTTACAGAGGAAAGTGAAAAAAATTACCGCCTTACTATATCAGATAATGGTAAAGGTTATCCTGACGGGTATTCAGAAAAATCAGGCAGTATCGGGTTAATGATAGTTAAAACATTTGCCAAACAGATAGATGGAAGCGTTGAGTTCAAAAATAAAGATGGAGCAGAATTTACTTTATTGTTTAAGCAATAA
- a CDS encoding DUF1579 domain-containing protein has product MKKSIFILIALFTVIVFTGSSSAQDDNMKKWMDYMTPGEMQKMLSKGVGTWTMKTSWWMAPGAEAMVSEATAVSEMILGGRYLQSKVSGSMMGMPFDGISIEGYDNAAKLFVNSWIDNMGTGMMFMTGKWDETAKQINYSGKMVDPLSGNWVDVRQVVTYNADGTVKMEMYGPAADGKEYKTMEIINTKKN; this is encoded by the coding sequence ATGAAGAAATCAATATTTATTTTAATTGCTCTTTTTACTGTGATAGTTTTTACCGGTTCATCCAGCGCGCAGGATGACAATATGAAAAAATGGATGGATTATATGACACCGGGCGAAATGCAGAAAATGCTTTCAAAAGGTGTAGGCACATGGACAATGAAAACCTCATGGTGGATGGCACCCGGAGCAGAAGCTATGGTCTCAGAAGCTACAGCTGTTTCTGAAATGATACTCGGCGGCAGGTACCTGCAGTCGAAAGTTTCAGGCTCAATGATGGGCATGCCTTTTGACGGCATTTCAATAGAAGGCTATGATAATGCAGCAAAACTTTTCGTCAATTCATGGATAGATAATATGGGTACCGGTATGATGTTTATGACAGGAAAGTGGGATGAAACAGCCAAGCAGATCAATTACTCAGGTAAAATGGTTGACCCTTTATCAGGTAACTGGGTAGATGTAAGGCAGGTTGTTACATATAATGCAGATGGTACTGTAAAAATGGAAATGTACGGACCGGCAGCTGACGGCAAAGAATATAAAACAATGGAAATTATTAATACAAAAAAGAATTAA
- a CDS encoding glycoside hydrolase family 3 C-terminal domain-containing protein → MKNLKYLIMKISAILIILALVTFSIITFNKPEKIEGRNFQNEITKDFYSQPVSELVKKKLAEMTLREKIAQMVVANAVPENFQEGSAELKKFKKLCEETKVGGFIFFKGSSSDYARLSNILQSYSDVPLLIGSDFERGTRMRVTDGALFPNNMAIGAADNYDLAYKMGLEIARETRLLGIHQNYSPVCDVNNNPNNPIINVRSFGEDPQLVSRMSEAMIKGLQDGKVIATAKHFPGHGDTDIDSHNDLPQLNFTMDRMNSIELVPFKNAIDKGVMSVMIAHLAFPELEATPNIPASLSYSIVQGLLIDKMGFKGLVVTDALNMKGITKYFSVSQVAVMCVNAGIDLILMPLDEVKTVNAIEAAVLSGEISEERINRSAEKILKAKEWLGLFNNRKVQESDVYKSVNNIEANELAQQIADASITLVKDNNNILPYKNPSSGKTAIVIISEGGTSDNTGYLQQSAGEYFSNYTLFDSQSSPEEISGYDNIVVAVYAKVRYGTGKISISQGNIELINRLNSLSKNVSVVSLGNPYLLKEFPEASAYICAYGDSDFSIKAALRALTGQIKFKGKLPVTITEDHKYGTSIIK, encoded by the coding sequence ATGAAAAATTTAAAATACCTGATAATGAAAATCTCAGCTATATTAATAATACTTGCACTGGTTACTTTTTCCATAATTACATTTAATAAACCGGAAAAGATTGAGGGCAGAAATTTTCAAAATGAAATCACCAAAGATTTTTACAGCCAGCCCGTAAGCGAGCTGGTAAAAAAGAAACTTGCTGAAATGACATTAAGGGAAAAAATCGCGCAGATGGTGGTAGCAAATGCCGTTCCTGAAAATTTCCAGGAAGGTTCTGCCGAGCTGAAAAAGTTCAAAAAATTATGCGAAGAGACAAAGGTTGGCGGTTTTATATTTTTCAAAGGCAGCTCATCAGATTACGCAAGGCTATCAAATATTCTGCAGTCATACTCTGATGTTCCCCTTTTAATTGGCTCTGATTTTGAACGCGGCACCAGGATGCGTGTAACTGACGGAGCTTTATTTCCCAATAACATGGCAATAGGCGCAGCTGATAATTATGATCTGGCATATAAAATGGGACTCGAAATTGCCCGTGAAACAAGGCTGCTTGGAATTCACCAGAATTATTCGCCTGTATGCGATGTAAACAACAATCCGAACAACCCTATAATTAATGTCCGTTCATTTGGAGAAGACCCGCAGCTTGTATCAAGAATGTCTGAAGCAATGATAAAGGGTCTTCAGGATGGCAAAGTAATTGCAACAGCAAAACATTTCCCGGGACACGGTGATACGGATATAGATTCACATAATGACCTACCCCAGCTCAATTTTACTATGGATAGAATGAATTCTATTGAGCTTGTTCCCTTCAAAAATGCTATTGATAAAGGAGTTATGTCTGTTATGATAGCTCATCTTGCTTTCCCGGAGCTTGAAGCAACACCGAATATTCCCGCTTCACTTTCATATTCAATTGTCCAGGGGTTGCTGATAGATAAAATGGGGTTCAAAGGCCTGGTTGTAACAGATGCACTGAACATGAAAGGAATCACAAAATATTTTTCCGTTTCACAAGTAGCCGTAATGTGCGTAAATGCCGGTATTGATCTTATCTTAATGCCTCTTGATGAAGTTAAAACCGTAAATGCAATTGAAGCTGCGGTACTCAGCGGTGAGATATCCGAAGAGCGTATTAACCGCTCTGCCGAAAAAATATTAAAAGCAAAAGAATGGCTTGGACTTTTTAACAACAGGAAGGTTCAGGAATCTGATGTATACAAATCAGTTAATAATATCGAGGCTAATGAGCTGGCTCAGCAAATAGCAGATGCTTCAATAACACTTGTAAAAGATAACAATAATATTCTGCCATATAAAAATCCCTCATCAGGAAAAACAGCAATTGTTATTATAAGCGAAGGCGGCACTTCGGATAATACCGGCTACCTGCAGCAGTCTGCAGGAGAATATTTTAGCAATTATACATTATTCGATTCGCAAAGCTCCCCCGAAGAAATTTCGGGATATGATAATATTGTTGTGGCGGTTTATGCCAAAGTAAGATACGGCACAGGTAAGATCTCAATTTCACAGGGAAATATTGAACTTATAAACAGGCTTAACAGCCTCAGCAAAAATGTTTCTGTTGTTTCGCTTGGCAACCCGTACCTGCTTAAGGAATTCCCTGAAGCATCAGCATATATCTGTGCTTATGGTGACTCTGATTTTTCAATTAAAGCGGCACTGCGCGCTTTGACAGGACAAATAAAATTCAAAGGAAAGCTGCCTGTAACTATAACTGAAGATCATAAATACGGAACTTCAATAATTAAATAA
- a CDS encoding T9SS type A sorting domain-containing protein has protein sequence MNKLTLTIVTILVYVTQISAIGQEWAARYNGGGNSLDWSYAIAYDQAGFIIVTGYSTGAGTGKDYKTIKYNSSGTVLWEASYNGPINGGDYSNALTIDVSGNVFVTGRVDYGTTGSDIVTIKYNSAGVQQWTARFNGAGNSLDEGKSIHLGDDGSIYVSGKTTGLTSGLDIVTLKYNPDGTQAWAMVYNGPGNNEDYAASLDIDASGNVYTGGCSIGSGTGQDIVLIKYNSSGAEQWIKRYNGAGNGGDAVVGVIVDGAGDILAGGYTDMGSGQRQNFLTLKYNSAGTLVWEKQYNGTSNSTDLATAITVDGSNNIYLTGLTTQLFGTRLDSNYGTIKYDASGNLQWVAFYDGPNNSVDVSRSIFVDNAMNVYISGSSKGTGSDDYATIKYSPAGAQQWVMSYNGTGNSNDYSSSVVADNSGNAYVTGRSFGAGTDYDYATLKYGDLVGIQTVNTEIPDMFSLSQNYPNPFNPETNIKFSIPEQQNVTLKVFDAIGREVSNDFLGTLSPAVYEYRFNSAGLTSGIYFYRLVTDKFTDTKKMILVK, from the coding sequence ATGAATAAACTTACACTCACAATTGTAACTATCCTGGTATATGTTACACAGATCTCTGCAATTGGGCAGGAATGGGCTGCGCGCTATAATGGCGGCGGTAATTCATTGGACTGGTCTTACGCAATTGCATATGATCAGGCAGGTTTTATTATTGTAACCGGTTACAGTACCGGAGCCGGGACAGGCAAGGATTATAAAACAATAAAATATAATTCTTCCGGTACGGTTTTATGGGAAGCTTCATATAACGGACCCATAAATGGCGGTGATTATTCAAATGCATTAACTATAGATGTTTCCGGAAATGTTTTTGTAACAGGCAGAGTTGACTACGGCACAACCGGATCTGATATTGTAACTATAAAATACAATTCAGCCGGCGTTCAGCAATGGACTGCAAGGTTCAACGGCGCAGGCAACAGCCTCGATGAAGGTAAAAGTATTCACCTTGGTGATGACGGCAGTATTTATGTCAGCGGTAAAACCACCGGGCTTACAAGCGGTTTGGATATTGTGACACTTAAATATAATCCGGACGGCACACAAGCCTGGGCAATGGTTTATAACGGTCCCGGAAACAATGAAGATTATGCAGCATCTCTAGATATAGATGCTTCAGGGAATGTATATACAGGAGGCTGCAGTATAGGTTCAGGTACAGGCCAGGATATAGTGCTGATCAAGTATAACAGCAGCGGTGCAGAACAGTGGATTAAAAGATATAATGGTGCAGGTAACGGCGGTGATGCTGTTGTTGGAGTTATTGTTGACGGTGCCGGTGATATTCTTGCAGGCGGATATACAGATATGGGTTCGGGTCAAAGACAGAACTTCCTTACATTGAAATATAATTCAGCAGGCACACTGGTATGGGAAAAACAGTATAACGGAACTTCAAATTCTACCGATCTTGCAACTGCAATTACTGTTGATGGTTCAAACAATATTTATCTGACCGGTTTAACAACACAGCTTTTCGGAACTAGGCTTGATTCAAACTACGGAACAATAAAATATGATGCTTCAGGAAATCTGCAGTGGGTGGCATTTTATGACGGCCCGAATAATTCAGTTGACGTATCTCGTTCTATATTTGTTGATAATGCTATGAACGTTTATATCAGCGGAAGCAGCAAAGGCACAGGCTCGGATGATTACGCAACAATTAAATATTCACCTGCAGGTGCGCAGCAGTGGGTAATGTCATATAACGGAACCGGGAACAGCAATGATTACAGCTCTTCAGTTGTAGCTGATAATTCAGGCAATGCTTATGTTACTGGAAGAAGCTTCGGTGCAGGTACTGATTACGATTACGCAACACTGAAATACGGTGATCTTGTCGGCATTCAGACTGTGAACACTGAAATTCCTGATATGTTTTCACTATCGCAAAATTATCCAAACCCGTTCAATCCGGAAACAAATATAAAATTTTCAATTCCTGAACAGCAAAATGTTACATTAAAGGTCTTTGATGCTATCGGCAGGGAAGTAAGCAATGATTTCCTTGGTACTCTTTCACCGGCTGTTTATGAATACAGATTTAATTCAGCAGGCCTCACAAGCGGTATATATTTCTACAGGCTTGTAACAGATAAATTTACGGATACTAAAAAAATGATCCTGGTAAAATAG
- a CDS encoding T9SS type A sorting domain-containing protein, translating to MTIKYNASTGDSLAAASYNGPLGSTDQLTAMAIDNSNNVYVTGYSAAVSTGYDYATIKYNSNLSQQWLQRTSNSGSDFPFFITVDNISGFVYVTGSSFAAGTGYDYLTISYNSGGSMNWEKRENSSSSGNDYASGIAVQDSDRIYITGSANFSGTGIAYYTLRYSKIMAIDPISTNIPSKFGLMQNYPNPFNPVTSIRFDIPKSSFVNIKVFDVMGREVANLVNEQLKAGEYMVKWDAVRFSSGIYFYSIAAEGYQVTKKMILTK from the coding sequence ATGACAATTAAATACAATGCATCAACTGGCGATAGCCTTGCAGCCGCTTCTTATAACGGACCGCTTGGAAGCACAGACCAGCTTACTGCAATGGCAATTGATAACAGCAATAACGTTTACGTTACAGGCTACAGCGCTGCTGTTTCAACAGGGTATGACTACGCTACTATAAAATATAATTCGAATTTAAGCCAGCAGTGGCTGCAAAGAACCTCGAATTCAGGCAGTGATTTCCCGTTTTTCATTACTGTTGATAATATATCAGGCTTTGTATATGTAACAGGCTCAAGCTTTGCTGCAGGTACAGGATATGATTATTTAACTATATCTTACAACAGCGGCGGCTCGATGAACTGGGAAAAAAGAGAGAACAGCTCATCCAGCGGTAATGATTATGCCTCTGGTATAGCGGTCCAGGATAGTGACAGAATTTATATAACAGGCTCTGCAAACTTTTCAGGTACCGGAATTGCATATTATACATTAAGATATTCCAAGATAATGGCAATTGACCCGATATCAACCAACATACCTTCAAAGTTCGGGCTTATGCAGAACTACCCGAACCCGTTCAACCCGGTAACATCTATAAGATTTGATATTCCCAAATCATCATTTGTGAACATCAAAGTATTTGATGTAATGGGAAGAGAAGTTGCTAACTTAGTAAATGAACAGCTTAAAGCGGGTGAGTATATGGTTAAATGGGATGCTGTAAGATTTTCAAGCGGAATTTATTTCTACAGCATTGCTGCAGAGGGTTACCAGGTCACCAAGAAAATGATACTGACAAAATAG
- a CDS encoding methylated-DNA--[protein]-cysteine S-methyltransferase translates to MIFYSKFYVSQLKRSFFIAKNENGVCYIDLNDNEKQFIKKIIAYLGEKPVKKPAELGYETAQIKDYFAGKRKNFDMKIYLKGSSYRLAVWQALAGTNYGETVSYSELAKLAGNKKAIRAAATGCAVNPVPIIIPCHRVISKNGSIGGFGGGIEMKRKMLEIEKENA, encoded by the coding sequence ATGATATTTTATTCAAAATTTTACGTTTCTCAGCTAAAACGCTCCTTTTTTATTGCAAAAAATGAAAACGGAGTATGTTATATTGATCTCAATGACAATGAAAAGCAGTTTATCAAAAAGATAATTGCTTATTTGGGTGAGAAGCCTGTAAAAAAGCCCGCTGAGCTGGGATATGAAACAGCGCAGATAAAAGATTACTTTGCCGGCAAACGTAAAAATTTTGATATGAAAATTTATCTCAAAGGTTCTTCATACCGTCTTGCGGTTTGGCAGGCACTTGCAGGAACAAATTATGGTGAAACTGTTTCTTATTCTGAGCTGGCAAAGCTTGCCGGAAACAAAAAAGCTATCAGGGCTGCAGCAACAGGATGTGCTGTGAATCCTGTACCTATAATAATTCCATGTCACAGGGTAATTTCTAAAAATGGTTCAATAGGCGGTTTTGGCGGCGGAATTGAGATGAAAAGAAAAATGCTTGAGATAGAAAAAGAAAATGCCTGA
- a CDS encoding HAD family phosphatase, whose amino-acid sequence MIRNIIFDLGNVLVNVEYERFINKLKSHGVSDEVYMDFFKGGNYRLLGYESGDISTDEFITKCLNGLKLKMERNEYADAFNDMFSEIKPMSSLVKRLKDEGNYRLYLLSNTSPLHFEFIKKQYDYVNLLEKFALSYELNSLKPDDIIYTKTLDHLGIAAGESLFIDDLPENCEAAQRHGIKTICYDKNDHAKFEKDFEKSLI is encoded by the coding sequence TTGATACGCAATATTATTTTTGATCTGGGAAATGTGCTGGTTAATGTTGAGTATGAACGGTTTATAAATAAGCTGAAAAGTCACGGTGTTTCAGATGAAGTGTATATGGATTTTTTCAAAGGCGGCAACTACCGCCTTCTTGGGTATGAATCAGGCGATATTTCAACAGATGAATTCATTACAAAATGTCTTAACGGACTGAAACTGAAAATGGAACGTAATGAATATGCCGATGCGTTTAATGATATGTTCAGCGAAATAAAGCCAATGAGCTCCCTCGTAAAAAGGCTGAAAGATGAAGGCAATTACAGGCTCTACCTGCTTTCTAATACCAGCCCGCTTCATTTTGAGTTCATTAAAAAGCAGTATGACTATGTTAACCTGCTTGAAAAGTTTGCGCTAAGTTACGAGCTTAATTCACTTAAGCCGGATGATATAATTTATACTAAAACCTTAGATCATTTAGGCATAGCGGCCGGGGAATCACTGTTTATCGATGACCTGCCTGAGAATTGCGAAGCTGCCCAAAGACACGGGATCAAAACCATTTGTTATGATAAAAATGATCACGCTAAGTTTGAAAAAGATTTCGAAAAAAGTTTAATATAA
- a CDS encoding thioredoxin family protein gives MPVSPNELHIGSKAHAFSLPATDGKVYSLNDFDDKDVLCIIFSCNHCPYVKAVEGRINSIAKKYSGRSFVLLCINSNDASVYPEDSFEEMKKRAAEQGFVFPYLHDESQTTALAYDAVCTPDIYLYDKARVLRYRGRIDDNWKDESAVKNKDLERAVELLLAGKEIDFEMVPSMGCSIKWRKS, from the coding sequence ATGCCAGTTTCACCAAATGAATTACATATCGGCTCAAAAGCGCATGCTTTTTCACTTCCCGCAACTGACGGGAAAGTTTATTCTTTAAATGATTTTGATGATAAAGATGTGCTTTGTATTATTTTCAGCTGCAATCACTGCCCGTATGTTAAAGCTGTTGAAGGCAGGATAAATAGTATTGCAAAAAAATATTCCGGCAGATCATTCGTCTTATTATGTATTAATTCCAATGATGCTTCGGTTTATCCTGAAGATTCATTTGAAGAAATGAAAAAAAGGGCTGCTGAGCAGGGATTTGTATTCCCGTATCTCCATGATGAATCTCAAACAACTGCGCTGGCATATGATGCTGTATGCACGCCGGATATTTACCTGTATGATAAAGCAAGGGTGTTAAGGTACAGGGGCAGGATTGATGATAACTGGAAGGATGAATCTGCTGTTAAGAACAAAGATCTTGAACGCGCTGTTGAGCTCCTCCTGGCAGGCAAAGAAATAGATTTTGAGATGGTGCCCTCAATGGGCTGCAGTATTAAGTGGCGTAAATCCTGA
- the secA gene encoding preprotein translocase subunit SecA, whose amino-acid sequence MFNFLKKIFPSKHEKDVKELLPIVDEINEHYKELTSLTDDELRAKTAEFKELIRKNTQEHEDKIVELRSKLTNDISHDERKEIYDELEKTENERDDIIEDTLNEILPQAFAVVKDTCRRLSGKEWTAAGQRVQWDMIPFDVQLIGGMVLHQGKIAEMATGEGKTLVGTLPQFLNALPGKGVHIITVNDYLAKRDSEWMGEIFKFHGLTVGVILNDMDNDKRREAYACDIVYGTNNEFGFDYLRDNMVVDKKFMVQRGHNFAIVDEVDSVLIDEARTPLIISGAVEMSEHKFDEMNPRVKRLVDAQKSLIAKFVGEAETIINKGDAASKDEVHAAGVALLRAHRGFPKNKKLLKLFSEPSNKTLMQQTEIEFLRDNAKRMPEIDDVMYFAIDEKAHSIDLTEKGREFLTSGNEDKDFFVLPDMGTEIAQIENDDTLSETDKIAKKDALGELYSLRSDRIHTVQQLLRAYSLYENDVEYVIQDNKIMIVDEFTGRVLPGRRYSEGLHQAIEAKEGVHVEKDTQTLATITLQNYFRLYKKLAGMTGTAETEAGEFLDIYKLDVVVIPTNRDCIRDDMNDVVYKTKREKYNAVIAEIEEMKKIGRPVLVGTTSVEVSETLSRMLKRKQVAHEVLNAKQHQREAQIVQNAGLKSAVTIATNMAGRGTDIKLGPGVADLGGLHIIGTERHEARRIDRQLRGRAGRQGDPGSSKFFLSLEDDLMRLFGSERISRVMEKLGIEEGEAIEHSMITSSVERAQKKVEENNFGIRKRLLEYDNVMNQQREVIYDRRRQALMGERIKDEIFDMAGSYVEKTVQKYYPEGDYNGLRDEVQRTFTVLMDITPDEFQRLGEKGLEDYIMKLVHENYSRKEEKYGVDLIAQIERFAMLTVIDDKWKEHLREMDDLKEGINFRAYGQKDPLIEYKKDGFGLFVQMLEDISKDVINFVFKFTTQEQKVEAPVQKQRMPQRMTTIKQSADGVGLKMTPEQSDNMQGQPNDTKKIPIKVGPKTGRNDPCPCGSGKKYKNCHGKEA is encoded by the coding sequence ATGTTCAACTTCTTAAAGAAAATATTCCCGTCTAAACATGAAAAGGACGTAAAAGAACTTCTTCCCATTGTTGATGAGATCAACGAGCATTATAAAGAGCTGACTTCATTGACAGATGATGAGCTTCGGGCTAAAACTGCGGAATTCAAAGAGCTTATCCGCAAAAACACACAGGAGCACGAAGATAAAATCGTTGAGCTTCGCTCAAAGCTCACAAATGATATATCTCATGATGAGCGCAAGGAAATTTATGACGAGCTCGAAAAAACCGAAAATGAACGGGATGATATAATTGAAGATACCCTAAATGAAATATTGCCTCAGGCATTCGCAGTTGTTAAAGATACATGCCGCAGGCTTAGCGGTAAGGAGTGGACTGCTGCAGGCCAAAGAGTGCAGTGGGATATGATTCCCTTCGACGTACAGCTTATCGGCGGTATGGTTCTGCACCAGGGTAAAATAGCTGAGATGGCTACGGGCGAAGGTAAAACCCTCGTAGGTACATTGCCCCAATTCCTTAACGCCCTGCCGGGCAAGGGAGTTCACATCATTACCGTTAACGATTACCTCGCAAAACGTGATAGTGAATGGATGGGTGAAATATTCAAGTTCCACGGCTTAACTGTTGGCGTTATACTCAACGATATGGATAACGATAAACGCCGCGAAGCATATGCATGTGATATTGTTTACGGTACCAATAATGAGTTCGGGTTTGACTACCTGCGTGATAATATGGTGGTAGATAAAAAGTTCATGGTGCAGCGCGGCCATAACTTCGCTATTGTGGATGAAGTTGACTCCGTTTTGATTGATGAAGCAAGAACACCGCTTATCATTTCAGGCGCTGTGGAAATGAGCGAGCATAAGTTCGATGAAATGAACCCGAGGGTTAAACGCCTTGTTGACGCACAGAAGAGCTTAATTGCAAAATTTGTGGGTGAAGCTGAAACTATCATTAATAAAGGCGATGCCGCATCAAAAGATGAAGTACATGCTGCAGGTGTTGCTTTATTAAGAGCACACCGCGGTTTCCCTAAAAATAAAAAGCTGCTTAAGCTGTTTTCAGAGCCATCAAACAAGACCCTGATGCAGCAAACTGAAATAGAATTCCTGCGTGATAACGCAAAGCGTATGCCGGAAATTGATGACGTGATGTACTTTGCAATTGATGAAAAAGCGCATTCAATTGATCTCACCGAAAAAGGACGTGAATTTTTAACTTCAGGTAATGAAGATAAGGATTTCTTTGTGCTGCCTGATATGGGAACAGAAATAGCGCAGATAGAAAATGACGATACTTTAAGTGAAACCGATAAGATAGCTAAAAAGGATGCATTAGGCGAATTGTATTCGCTCCGCAGCGACAGGATCCACACAGTTCAGCAGCTACTTAGAGCATATTCACTCTACGAAAATGATGTTGAGTATGTTATCCAGGATAACAAGATCATGATCGTTGATGAATTTACAGGACGTGTACTGCCGGGCAGAAGATATTCCGAGGGTCTGCACCAGGCAATTGAAGCCAAGGAAGGTGTACACGTAGAAAAAGATACGCAAACCCTGGCTACTATCACTTTGCAGAATTACTTCAGGCTATACAAAAAGCTTGCAGGTATGACAGGTACTGCTGAAACTGAAGCTGGTGAGTTTTTGGATATCTACAAGCTTGATGTTGTTGTAATACCCACAAACCGCGACTGCATACGCGACGATATGAACGATGTTGTGTATAAAACCAAGCGTGAAAAGTATAATGCGGTCATAGCTGAAATTGAAGAGATGAAAAAGATCGGCAGACCCGTTCTCGTAGGTACAACATCAGTTGAAGTATCAGAAACACTTTCCAGAATGCTGAAACGCAAACAGGTTGCGCATGAAGTATTAAATGCAAAACAGCACCAGCGCGAAGCGCAGATTGTGCAGAATGCAGGCTTAAAAAGTGCAGTAACAATTGCAACAAATATGGCAGGCCGCGGAACAGATATTAAGCTTGGTCCCGGTGTTGCCGATCTTGGCGGATTGCACATAATTGGTACAGAACGCCATGAAGCAAGGCGTATTGATAGACAGCTTCGCGGACGAGCAGGAAGACAGGGTGACCCCGGTTCATCCAAATTTTTCCTTTCACTCGAAGATGACCTGATGAGGCTCTTTGGCAGTGAAAGAATTTCAAGGGTTATGGAAAAGCTTGGTATTGAAGAAGGCGAAGCTATTGAGCACTCAATGATAACAAGCTCTGTTGAGCGCGCGCAGAAAAAAGTTGAAGAAAATAATTTCGGTATCCGTAAAAGACTGCTTGAGTATGATAACGTTATGAACCAGCAGCGCGAAGTTATTTATGACAGGCGCCGCCAGGCGCTGATGGGTGAGCGTATCAAAGATGAGATCTTTGATATGGCGGGCTCATACGTTGAAAAAACCGTACAGAAATATTATCCTGAAGGCGATTACAACGGGCTGAGAGATGAGGTGCAAAGGACATTCACAGTACTTATGGATATTACGCCTGATGAATTCCAGAGGCTTGGCGAAAAAGGGCTTGAAGACTATATCATGAAGCTTGTGCATGAGAACTATTCACGCAAAGAAGAAAAATACGGCGTTGACTTGATTGCGCAGATTGAACGTTTTGCGATGCTTACAGTAATTGATGATAAATGGAAAGAGCACCTGCGTGAAATGGATGACCTCAAGGAAGGTATCAATTTCCGCGCATACGGCCAGAAGGATCCGCTGATTGAATACAAAAAAGACGGCTTCGGACTTTTTGTTCAGATGCTCGAAGATATCAGCAAGGATGTGATCAACTTTGTGTTCAAGTTCACTACACAGGAACAGAAAGTTGAAGCCCCGGTACAAAAGCAGCGTATGCCGCAAAGAATGACAACCATTAAACAGAGTGCAGATGGTGTAGGGTTGAAAATGACACCCGAGCAGTCAGATAATATGCAGGGGCAGCCTAATGATACTAAAAAGATCCCTATTAAAGTCGGACCCAAAACCGGCAGAAACGATCCTTGTCCTTGCGGCAGCGGCAAAAAATACAAAAATTGCCACGGCAAAGAAGCATAG